Proteins co-encoded in one Candidatus Tectomicrobia bacterium genomic window:
- a CDS encoding glycoside hydrolase family 15 protein, with protein sequence MPLRIEDYALIGDLHSAALVGRNGSIDWLCFPRFDSSACFAALLGGPEHGRWLLAPSGRVRRTRRRYRGETMVLETEFETDSGAVRVVDAMLPRTSEADLVRVVEGVSGEVPMRMQLIIRFDYGSVVPWVRRADGEDLVAVGGPDTLHLSTSVPTHGENLTTVAEFTLSEGQQIPFLLRWHPSYVTPPRAPDVFRSLHETEDWWREWSAKSPCKGRWREAVIRSALTLKALTYAPTGGIVAAPTSSLPEWLGGSRNWDYRYCWLRDATYTLYALMLAGYAEEAGCWRDWLLRAVAGTPSQVQAMYGLSGERRLTEFELEWLPGYGGSAPVRIGNAAYEQFQLDIYGEIMDAFHFARKAGLEPDEHAWRFQRALLDHLESKWQEPDEGIWEVRGPRRHFTHSKVMAWVAMDRAVKATERHGLDGPVARWRKLRDAIRADVLERGYDGGLNSFVQFYGSKELDASLLMLPLVGFLPANDPRMLGTVEAIQHGLMKDGFVARYAPVTGVDGIQEGEGCFLLCSFWLADNLTLQGRHEEAAEYFERLLAVRNDVGLLAEMYDPSGKRMLGNFPQAFSHVALINTAYNLMLKTGPAEQRSESEAEPLAPGRPSP encoded by the coding sequence ATGCCCCTCCGCATCGAGGATTACGCGCTGATAGGCGACCTGCATTCGGCGGCCCTGGTGGGCCGGAACGGCTCCATCGACTGGCTGTGCTTCCCGCGGTTCGACTCAAGCGCCTGCTTCGCCGCTCTCCTGGGAGGGCCCGAGCACGGCCGTTGGCTCCTGGCTCCCTCCGGCCGGGTCCGCCGCACCCGCCGCCGCTACCGCGGCGAAACCATGGTGCTCGAAACCGAGTTCGAGACGGACTCCGGCGCGGTCCGCGTCGTGGACGCTATGCTGCCCCGCACGTCCGAGGCGGACCTCGTGCGCGTGGTGGAGGGCGTTTCGGGCGAGGTCCCCATGCGGATGCAGCTCATCATCCGCTTCGACTATGGATCGGTCGTGCCCTGGGTGCGCCGGGCGGATGGTGAGGACCTCGTGGCGGTAGGAGGTCCGGATACGCTGCACCTGTCCACTTCCGTGCCGACGCATGGTGAGAACCTGACCACGGTCGCCGAGTTCACGTTGTCCGAAGGCCAGCAGATCCCATTCCTCCTCAGATGGCATCCCTCGTACGTCACGCCCCCGAGAGCGCCCGACGTCTTCCGATCCCTCCATGAGACCGAGGATTGGTGGCGCGAGTGGTCCGCCAAATCCCCCTGCAAGGGGAGATGGCGGGAGGCGGTCATACGCTCGGCCCTCACCCTGAAGGCCCTCACCTACGCTCCCACGGGAGGTATCGTGGCCGCGCCGACGTCTTCCCTGCCCGAGTGGCTCGGAGGGAGCCGCAACTGGGACTACCGCTACTGCTGGCTCCGGGATGCGACCTATACCCTCTACGCGCTGATGCTCGCCGGATATGCGGAGGAGGCCGGGTGCTGGCGCGACTGGCTTCTGCGCGCCGTGGCGGGCACGCCCTCCCAGGTCCAGGCCATGTACGGCCTCTCGGGGGAGCGGCGGCTGACGGAGTTCGAGCTGGAGTGGCTGCCCGGCTATGGCGGCTCCGCTCCGGTCCGCATCGGAAACGCGGCGTACGAGCAGTTCCAGCTCGATATCTATGGCGAGATCATGGACGCCTTCCATTTCGCGCGAAAGGCCGGCCTGGAGCCCGACGAGCACGCCTGGAGGTTTCAGCGTGCCTTGCTCGATCACCTGGAGTCGAAGTGGCAGGAGCCCGACGAGGGCATCTGGGAGGTGCGCGGGCCGCGCCGCCATTTCACTCACTCGAAGGTGATGGCGTGGGTGGCCATGGATCGCGCGGTCAAAGCGACCGAGCGGCACGGGCTCGACGGGCCGGTGGCCCGCTGGCGCAAGCTCCGCGACGCCATTCGGGCGGATGTGCTCGAGCGGGGCTACGACGGGGGCCTGAACTCCTTCGTGCAGTTTTATGGCTCCAAAGAGCTCGACGCGAGCCTCCTCATGCTTCCCCTGGTGGGTTTCCTGCCGGCCAATGACCCCCGCATGCTGGGCACGGTGGAGGCCATCCAGCATGGCCTCATGAAGGATGGCTTCGTCGCGCGCTACGCCCCCGTCACCGGGGTGGACGGGATCCAAGAAGGGGAAGGATGCTTCCTCCTTTGCTCCTTCTGGCTGGCCGACAACTTGACTCTCCAGGGACGGCACGAGGAGGCTGCGGAATATTTCGAGCGCCTGCTCGCCGTCCGCAACGATGTGGGGCTTTTGGCCGAGATGTACGATCCCTCCGGCAAGCGGATGCTGGGCAACTTCCCCCAGGCCTTCTCCCACGTTGCGCTCATCAACACGGCCTACAATCTGATGCTCAAGACCGGGCCGGCCGAGCAGAGGTCGGAGAGCGAGGCGGAGCCCTTGGCGCCCGGCCGCCCTTCGCCTTAG
- the hpt gene encoding hypoxanthine phosphoribosyltransferase yields the protein MPLGETLIPEEKIRRRVRELARELDAALPPGPVHCVVVLKSAVFFAADLLRSLKREVSVGFLSASSYGDATESAGEVRVGAEALGPVEGRHVLLIDDILDTGHTMAAVRRAILARRPASLRSCVLLDKPSRRRVDARADHVGFTIADVFVVGYGLDFAEEFRTLPDIRAYQPGESSK from the coding sequence GTGCCCCTGGGCGAGACGCTCATCCCGGAGGAGAAAATCCGCCGCCGCGTCCGGGAGCTCGCCCGCGAGCTCGACGCCGCCCTGCCGCCCGGGCCCGTCCACTGCGTCGTCGTCCTCAAGAGCGCCGTCTTCTTCGCCGCGGATCTCCTCCGCTCCTTGAAGCGGGAGGTCAGCGTGGGGTTCCTGTCGGCCTCGAGCTACGGGGACGCCACCGAGAGCGCGGGCGAGGTCCGGGTAGGCGCGGAAGCGCTGGGCCCGGTGGAAGGGCGGCATGTCCTCCTGATCGACGACATCCTCGACACGGGACACACGATGGCGGCCGTCCGGCGGGCCATCCTGGCGCGGAGGCCCGCCTCGCTGCGGTCCTGCGTCCTGCTGGACAAGCCCTCGCGCCGCCGGGTGGACGCCCGGGCCGACCACGTCGGGTTCACGATCGCGGACGTCTTCGTCGTGGGGTACGGCCTCGACTTCGCGGAGGAATTCCGCACCCTGCCGGACATCCGCGCCTACCAGCCCGGCGAGAGCTCGAAATGA
- a CDS encoding sulfite oxidase-like oxidoreductase, whose amino-acid sequence MALFSRKKEFQDRYGERIPPGQTVTEKWPVLHHGSVPRVDLAKWDFRAFGEVEEELRFTYEQFTALPMAEVRCDIHCVTHWSRMDNAFFGVPFKEFMKRVHLRPAARFVIIHCEGGYTTNLPLEACMDDGVLWAWKHDGKDLAPEHGWPLRLVVPKRYFWKSAKWARGIEFSAVDKPGFWEQNGYHNNADPFAEERYW is encoded by the coding sequence ATGGCGCTGTTCTCCCGGAAGAAGGAATTCCAGGACCGCTACGGCGAGCGTATTCCGCCGGGCCAGACGGTGACGGAAAAGTGGCCCGTCCTCCACCACGGGTCCGTCCCCCGGGTGGACCTCGCGAAGTGGGACTTCCGTGCCTTCGGGGAGGTGGAGGAGGAGCTGCGCTTCACTTACGAGCAGTTCACCGCGCTCCCCATGGCCGAGGTGCGGTGCGACATCCACTGCGTCACCCACTGGAGCCGGATGGACAACGCCTTCTTCGGCGTCCCCTTCAAGGAATTTATGAAGCGGGTCCACCTCAGGCCCGCCGCCCGCTTCGTGATCATCCACTGCGAGGGGGGCTACACGACCAACCTCCCTCTCGAGGCCTGCATGGACGACGGCGTCCTGTGGGCCTGGAAGCACGACGGCAAGGATCTCGCGCCCGAGCACGGCTGGCCGCTGCGCCTCGTCGTCCCCAAGCGCTACTTCTGGAAGAGCGCCAAGTGGGCGCGTGGGATCGAGTTCTCGGCCGTGGACAAGCCCGGCTTCTGGGAGCAGAACGGCTATCACAACAACGCGGATCCCTTCGCGGAGGAGCGGTACTGGTGA
- a CDS encoding iron-containing alcohol dehydrogenase, translated as MVQPFQISRGPRVRFGRGEAVSVGEEARALGMKRPMLLTDPGLTAAGVLEPVLAGFKKAGVDCCLFEKAEPNPSDESIPRAREFYASNGCQGMVAVGGGSALDTAKAMGALISNGGNISDYYGVSKPAKRVPLFIAVPTTAGTGSEVTRASIITDTERQVKASIHSDMLYADLAVVDSSLLAKLPRPVAAGALMDALTHAIESIGSPKSSPWTEAMCMQAIGLIGKHARRFVESPADPEAADALALAATLAGASFTNTGLGIVHALTHPYFMAFGGHHGTINAILLPPVMRFNLPAMREKYARMAPLLAGEDADPRDPAAAEAAIEEVSALGRDIGIPSTFRAYCGWSEDGLEMMAREAAKSGSVQTNPVFAGEAEMRRLYQEAG; from the coding sequence ATGGTACAGCCGTTCCAGATCTCGCGCGGGCCGCGTGTCCGCTTCGGTCGGGGAGAGGCAGTCTCCGTCGGAGAGGAGGCCAGGGCCCTGGGCATGAAACGGCCGATGCTCCTCACCGATCCGGGCCTGACGGCGGCGGGCGTTCTCGAGCCCGTCCTGGCGGGCTTCAAGAAGGCGGGGGTGGACTGCTGCCTCTTCGAGAAGGCCGAGCCCAACCCCTCGGACGAGAGCATCCCTCGCGCCAGGGAGTTCTACGCGTCGAACGGCTGCCAGGGCATGGTCGCCGTGGGGGGCGGCAGCGCCCTGGACACGGCCAAGGCCATGGGGGCCCTCATCTCGAACGGGGGGAATATCTCGGACTACTACGGGGTGAGCAAGCCGGCCAAGCGCGTCCCCCTCTTCATCGCGGTCCCCACGACGGCCGGCACCGGGAGCGAGGTGACGCGGGCCTCCATCATCACGGACACCGAGCGGCAGGTGAAGGCCAGCATCCATAGCGACATGCTCTATGCCGATCTGGCCGTGGTGGACTCCTCCCTCCTCGCGAAGCTGCCCCGCCCGGTCGCGGCGGGCGCCCTGATGGACGCCCTGACCCACGCCATCGAGTCCATCGGCTCGCCCAAGTCGAGCCCCTGGACCGAGGCCATGTGCATGCAGGCCATCGGCCTCATCGGGAAGCACGCCCGGCGGTTCGTCGAGAGCCCCGCCGATCCCGAGGCCGCCGACGCCCTCGCCCTAGCCGCCACCCTGGCGGGCGCCTCCTTCACCAACACGGGCCTGGGCATCGTCCACGCCCTCACCCATCCCTACTTCATGGCCTTCGGCGGCCACCACGGGACCATCAACGCCATCCTTCTCCCGCCCGTCATGCGCTTCAACCTCCCCGCCATGCGCGAAAAGTACGCCCGGATGGCCCCCCTGCTGGCCGGGGAGGACGCCGATCCGCGCGACCCCGCCGCGGCCGAGGCCGCCATCGAGGAGGTGAGCGCCCTGGGCCGGGACATCGGCATCCCCTCCACCTTCCGGGCCTACTGCGGCTGGTCGGAGGATGGCCTGGAAATGATGGCCCGTGAGGCGGCCAAGAGCGGCTCCGTCCAGACCAACCCCGTCTTCGCGGGGGAGGCGGAGATGCGGCGGCTCTACCAGGAGGCGGGCTGA
- a CDS encoding flavin reductase has translation MGIDPKLFRSALGRFATGVTVVTVKNGSACRGMTANAFSSVSLDPPLVLVCVDQRAVSLDLIRRARCFAINFLAEEQKKLSDWFAGKGKDVPDQFAEIPNEIGENGSPVLGGHIGALECDLHEEHKGGDHAIFVGRVTRVLLPEEVRAPLLFYASAYRKMNMGATFDA, from the coding sequence ATGGGGATCGATCCCAAGCTCTTCCGCTCGGCCCTGGGCCGCTTCGCCACCGGGGTCACGGTGGTGACGGTCAAGAACGGCTCCGCCTGCCGGGGCATGACGGCCAACGCCTTCTCCTCCGTCTCGCTCGACCCGCCCCTCGTGCTCGTGTGCGTGGATCAGCGCGCGGTGAGCCTGGATCTCATCCGGCGCGCCCGGTGCTTCGCGATCAATTTCCTGGCCGAGGAGCAGAAAAAGCTGTCGGACTGGTTCGCGGGCAAGGGTAAGGATGTGCCCGATCAATTCGCCGAGATCCCCAACGAAATCGGCGAGAACGGCTCCCCCGTCCTCGGGGGCCACATCGGGGCACTGGAGTGCGACCTCCACGAGGAGCACAAGGGGGGGGACCACGCCATCTTCGTCGGCCGGGTGACGCGCGTCCTCCTGCCCGAGGAGGTCCGCGCCCCCCTCCTTTTCTATGCCAGCGCCTACCGCAAGATGAACATGGGGGCCACCTTTGACGCCTAG
- a CDS encoding nucleotidyltransferase family protein yields MPRDPQISAILLAAGLSRRLGRNKLLLPAGGMPVVRRAALALADSRAAEVIAVTGHDALAVTAALEGLRLRIVHNPDYAQGQSTSLRAGLAQASPDAHGLLFALGDQPLLTAGWVDRLIDAFASAPTGTLAAALYHEGRRGNPVLLSASLRDEIAGVQGDEGARHILRRLEREERVAAVSVEEEDLFLDLDTEADHMRLRAKFEAV; encoded by the coding sequence ATGCCGCGGGACCCGCAAATTTCGGCCATTTTGCTCGCCGCGGGACTTTCCCGGCGTCTCGGGCGGAACAAGCTCCTGCTCCCCGCCGGCGGGATGCCCGTCGTCCGGCGCGCCGCCCTGGCCCTGGCGGACTCCCGCGCGGCCGAGGTCATCGCCGTGACCGGCCACGACGCCCTCGCCGTGACCGCCGCCCTGGAAGGCCTGCGCCTCCGCATTGTCCACAACCCCGATTACGCCCAGGGCCAGAGCACGAGCCTGAGGGCGGGGCTGGCGCAGGCCTCGCCGGACGCCCATGGGCTCCTCTTCGCCCTGGGGGATCAGCCCCTGCTCACTGCGGGCTGGGTGGACCGCTTGATCGACGCCTTCGCCTCCGCCCCCACGGGGACGCTGGCTGCGGCCCTCTACCACGAGGGCCGGCGGGGAAACCCCGTTCTGCTCTCGGCCTCCCTCCGGGACGAGATCGCCGGGGTCCAGGGGGACGAGGGCGCGCGGCATATCCTGCGCCGGCTCGAGCGGGAGGAACGCGTCGCGGCCGTCTCCGTCGAAGAGGAGGACCTCTTCCTCGACCTCGACACCGAGGCCGACCATATGCGGCTGCGAGCCAAATTCGAGGCGGTTTGA
- a CDS encoding cyclase family protein — MAYKNHQIVDLTQPIYVGMPVFVGHPDTWRWTHMTHEVSAASGRFKSEMSYYSGIVQVCEHGPTHVDSISHLDPSPSAPHIDKMPFDFFYSRGITIDFENVADNSYISADDIKRRLDKYKLEIRPGDTLLYTYGHYKRHYPRPSYTTAYAGWTREAAEYVYGQCGCLNVGTDAPSMDMAQSPEYPCHLVCRDLGRTNTENLCNVEEVVGKEFLYIGLPLKIRDGSGSPIRAIAVLNA, encoded by the coding sequence ATGGCGTACAAAAATCACCAGATCGTGGACCTCACGCAGCCGATCTACGTCGGCATGCCCGTCTTCGTGGGCCATCCGGACACCTGGCGGTGGACCCACATGACCCACGAGGTCAGCGCCGCGAGCGGGCGCTTCAAGAGCGAGATGAGCTACTACTCCGGCATCGTCCAGGTGTGCGAGCACGGGCCCACCCACGTGGACTCCATCAGCCACCTCGACCCCTCCCCGAGCGCCCCCCACATCGACAAGATGCCCTTCGACTTCTTCTACTCCCGGGGCATCACCATCGACTTCGAGAACGTGGCCGACAACAGCTACATCAGCGCCGACGACATCAAGCGCCGTCTCGACAAGTACAAGCTCGAGATCAGGCCGGGCGACACGCTGCTCTACACCTACGGCCATTACAAGCGCCACTATCCGCGCCCCTCCTACACCACGGCCTACGCCGGATGGACGCGGGAAGCCGCCGAGTACGTCTACGGCCAGTGCGGCTGCCTCAACGTGGGCACCGACGCCCCGAGCATGGACATGGCCCAGAGCCCCGAGTACCCCTGCCACCTCGTCTGCCGCGACCTGGGGCGCACCAATACCGAGAACCTGTGCAACGTCGAGGAGGTGGTGGGCAAGGAGTTCCTCTACATCGGGCTGCCCCTGAAGATCCGGGACGGCTCGGGCTCTCCCATCCGCGCCATCGCCGTGCTGAACGCCTAA
- a CDS encoding SDR family oxidoreductase translates to MAREFEGQLVLITGGAGDIARAAARRFGEGGARLVLTDTDGSGLEAACGELRAAGAEAEGRLLDVTDVRAVEEAVESLRAARGGLDVLVSCAGIYRHRLVVEMTGEEWDRTLGVNLKGVFAACRAAGRVMVSQERGGAIVNLASVSAQRGSALHAHYCASKAGIIGFGRALALELAPRVRVNAVAPGIIESRMIAEMLPVRGEDWRRQIPLARFGRPEDVAEAICFLAGSRASYINGAVLNVNGGMWMD, encoded by the coding sequence ATGGCGAGGGAATTCGAGGGCCAGCTTGTCCTGATCACCGGCGGCGCCGGGGATATCGCGCGGGCCGCCGCCCGCCGGTTCGGGGAAGGGGGTGCCCGCCTCGTTCTGACCGACACGGACGGGAGCGGCCTGGAGGCCGCCTGCGGAGAGCTGAGAGCGGCGGGGGCCGAGGCTGAGGGGCGGCTCCTGGACGTGACGGACGTCCGGGCGGTGGAGGAGGCCGTAGAGAGCCTCCGCGCCGCCCGGGGTGGCCTCGACGTGCTGGTCAGCTGCGCCGGGATCTACCGCCACCGGCTGGTGGTGGAGATGACCGGGGAGGAGTGGGACCGGACCCTCGGCGTGAACCTGAAGGGGGTGTTCGCGGCCTGCCGGGCGGCGGGGCGCGTGATGGTCTCCCAGGAGCGCGGGGGCGCCATCGTCAACCTGGCCTCGGTGTCGGCCCAGCGCGGGAGCGCCCTCCACGCGCACTACTGCGCCTCCAAGGCGGGCATCATCGGCTTCGGCCGCGCCCTGGCGCTCGAGCTGGCCCCCCGCGTGCGGGTGAACGCGGTCGCCCCTGGGATCATCGAGTCGCGGATGATCGCCGAGATGCTCCCCGTGCGGGGCGAGGACTGGCGGCGCCAGATCCCGCTGGCCCGTTTCGGCCGGCCGGAGGACGTGGCGGAGGCCATCTGCTTCCTCGCGGGGAGCCGCGCCTCGTATATTAACGGCGCCGTGCTGAACGTGAACGGCGGCATGTGGATGGATTAA
- a CDS encoding alcohol dehydrogenase catalytic domain-containing protein, which yields MKALVKTAKGPGRMEILDIEEPRTGPGQVKVKVVRAGICGTDVHIASGEFFHYLPPLALGHEFAGTVAEVGEGVEGIAVGDRVTAEPTKSTCGTCLHCRSGAYNRCDKRDIAGVVSHGAFTDYVVTRAASVHKLPDSVSFTAAALTEPLAVCVHGVTEQCSLREGDLVLICGPGPIGLTCLQVARAFGARVVVAGTLGDVHRLSLAERLGAERTAMVEGEALRDFVADSTEGCGFDMAIEAAGAPAAFRTCLEFIRKGGQILQIGIPGRPVEVVMDQVAWKEVRIVGTFGQKDTAWRTAIRLMAEKRVDMEALVSDIVPLSEWESGFRLAGEGAGVKVLLDPEK from the coding sequence ATGAAAGCGCTCGTGAAGACCGCCAAAGGCCCGGGCCGCATGGAGATCCTCGATATTGAGGAGCCCCGGACCGGCCCGGGCCAGGTGAAGGTGAAGGTTGTCCGCGCCGGCATCTGCGGAACGGACGTGCACATCGCCTCCGGGGAGTTCTTTCACTATCTGCCGCCGCTGGCCCTCGGGCACGAGTTCGCGGGCACGGTGGCCGAGGTGGGCGAGGGCGTCGAGGGCATCGCGGTGGGCGATCGGGTGACGGCCGAGCCCACCAAGTCGACCTGCGGCACGTGCCTCCACTGCCGCTCGGGCGCCTACAACCGCTGCGACAAGCGCGACATCGCGGGGGTGGTGAGCCACGGGGCCTTCACGGACTACGTCGTCACGCGGGCGGCCTCCGTCCATAAGCTGCCCGATTCGGTGAGCTTCACGGCGGCCGCCCTCACGGAGCCCCTGGCGGTGTGCGTCCACGGGGTGACGGAGCAGTGCTCCCTCCGGGAGGGGGATCTCGTCCTGATCTGCGGACCGGGGCCAATCGGGCTCACCTGCCTCCAGGTGGCCCGCGCCTTCGGCGCCCGGGTCGTCGTCGCCGGCACCCTGGGCGATGTCCACCGCCTCTCCCTGGCCGAGCGCCTGGGGGCGGAGCGGACGGCGATGGTCGAGGGAGAGGCCCTGCGGGATTTCGTGGCCGATTCCACCGAGGGCTGCGGGTTCGACATGGCCATCGAGGCGGCCGGGGCGCCCGCCGCCTTCCGGACCTGCCTCGAGTTCATCCGGAAGGGCGGGCAGATCCTGCAGATCGGCATTCCGGGCCGGCCGGTCGAGGTCGTCATGGATCAGGTGGCCTGGAAGGAAGTGCGCATCGTCGGCACCTTCGGCCAGAAGGACACGGCCTGGCGCACGGCGATCCGCCTGATGGCCGAGAAGCGGGTGGACATGGAGGCGCTTGTCTCCGATATTGTCCCTCTCAGCGAATGGGAGAGCGGTTTCCGCCTCGCCGGAGAGGGCGCGGGCGTGAAAGTACTGCTCGATCCGGAAAAGTAA
- a CDS encoding NCS2 family permease, translated as MTEWLGRRFELERHGTSICQEVLGGTTTFLALSYIIFVQPVVLSQAGMDAGAVLAATCLGGAAFTALMGLMTNYPIAMAPAMGHNFFFAFTVCGAAAAGGLGYSWQEALGATALAGAAFVVLSLVGLREKILHAVPSSLRHAIAVGIGLLIALVGMQYGGIVIDRPGTIIGLGALTAAPVLLTIFGLVLTGALMSLRVRGAMLIGMLVSAAVGVATGFIEFRGLTSAPPSITPTLLRLDLMSRWLEPGFWTAVFIFLFLDMFDSVGTLVGVGERAGLMKGGVLPKAREALTADAFATTGGACLGTSTITSYIESAAGVAAGARTGLANLVTSALFLLALFFTPLIQTVGGGVGIGPKKVLYPVIAPALIVVGSFMISSLKHIDWDDPTEYLPAFLCAIIMPFTFSITEGIAFGFILYSILKLVTDRTGDAHPLVYLLSVLFLFRYAFLTV; from the coding sequence ATGACCGAATGGCTGGGCCGCCGTTTTGAATTGGAGCGCCACGGGACCAGCATCTGCCAAGAAGTTCTTGGCGGCACAACCACCTTTCTCGCCCTCTCCTACATCATCTTCGTTCAGCCCGTGGTCCTCTCCCAGGCGGGGATGGACGCGGGGGCCGTCCTCGCCGCCACCTGCCTGGGTGGGGCCGCCTTCACCGCCCTCATGGGCTTGATGACGAACTATCCTATCGCCATGGCCCCGGCCATGGGCCACAACTTCTTCTTCGCCTTCACGGTCTGCGGGGCGGCGGCGGCGGGCGGCCTGGGATACAGCTGGCAGGAGGCCTTGGGGGCGACGGCGCTGGCGGGCGCCGCCTTCGTGGTCCTCAGCCTGGTGGGCCTGCGCGAGAAGATCCTCCACGCCGTGCCCTCCTCCCTGCGCCACGCCATCGCGGTGGGCATCGGGCTTCTCATCGCCCTGGTGGGGATGCAGTACGGCGGCATCGTCATCGACCGGCCGGGCACCATCATCGGCCTGGGCGCGCTGACGGCCGCCCCGGTCCTCCTCACCATCTTCGGGCTGGTCCTGACCGGGGCCCTCATGAGCCTCCGGGTGCGCGGGGCGATGCTCATCGGCATGCTTGTATCGGCCGCCGTGGGGGTCGCCACTGGGTTCATCGAGTTCCGCGGGCTGACGAGCGCGCCTCCTTCCATCACCCCCACCCTTCTCCGGCTCGACCTCATGAGCCGCTGGCTGGAGCCGGGCTTCTGGACCGCGGTCTTCATCTTTCTTTTCCTCGACATGTTCGATTCGGTGGGGACCCTGGTCGGGGTGGGGGAGCGGGCTGGCCTGATGAAGGGGGGAGTGCTCCCCAAGGCGCGAGAGGCTCTGACCGCCGACGCCTTCGCCACGACGGGGGGCGCCTGCCTGGGGACCTCGACGATCACGAGCTACATCGAGAGCGCGGCGGGGGTGGCGGCCGGGGCGCGGACGGGGCTCGCGAACCTGGTGACCTCGGCCCTCTTCCTCCTGGCGCTCTTCTTCACCCCCCTGATCCAGACGGTGGGCGGAGGGGTCGGCATCGGCCCCAAGAAAGTGCTCTACCCCGTCATCGCCCCCGCCCTGATCGTGGTGGGATCGTTCATGATCTCCTCCCTCAAGCACATCGACTGGGACGACCCCACCGAGTACCTCCCCGCCTTTCTCTGTGCGATCATCATGCCCTTCACCTTCAGCATCACGGAGGGCATCGCTTTCGGCTTCATCCTCTATTCCATCCTGAAGCTGGTGACGGACCGCACAGGGGACGCGCATCCCCTGGTCTACCTCCTCTCGGTTCTTTTTCTCTTCCGCTACGCCTTTTTGACGGTGTGA
- a CDS encoding glucose 1-dehydrogenase has protein sequence MRALTVIPGQADSGRIRDVPEPPERDGPILVETVAVGVCGTDREILAGHYGEAPEGEGHLILGHESIGRVREAPPGSGLSPGDWVTGIVRRPDPVPCPNCAAGEWDMCRNGLFTERGIKGRHGFASQRFRIEPGFAVRVDPALGQLGVLLEPASIVAKAWDHIERIGRRAHWEPRRVLVTGAGPIGLLAALLGMQRGLEVHLFDRNEKGIKPELAAGLGAFYHTGAIETDCPRADVVIEATGAPQIVVDAIRHNCPHSIVCLTGISSGGRAIELDVGGLSTKLVLENDAVFGSVNANRSHFEAAAAALAGADRRWLGRLITRRLPLDRWNEMTERDSSRDVKTILDFTA, from the coding sequence TTGCGAGCCCTCACCGTCATCCCCGGCCAAGCGGATTCCGGACGGATTCGGGACGTGCCCGAGCCTCCCGAGAGGGACGGCCCCATCCTCGTCGAGACCGTCGCCGTCGGCGTCTGCGGCACGGACCGGGAGATTCTCGCCGGGCATTACGGGGAGGCGCCCGAGGGGGAGGGACACCTCATCCTGGGCCACGAGTCGATCGGGCGGGTGCGGGAGGCGCCGCCCGGGTCCGGCCTCTCGCCCGGCGACTGGGTGACGGGCATCGTCCGCCGGCCCGACCCCGTGCCCTGCCCGAACTGCGCCGCCGGCGAGTGGGACATGTGCCGCAACGGGCTCTTCACCGAGCGGGGCATCAAGGGCCGGCACGGCTTCGCCTCGCAGCGCTTCCGCATCGAGCCGGGCTTCGCCGTCCGGGTGGATCCTGCTCTCGGCCAGCTCGGCGTCCTCCTCGAGCCGGCGAGCATCGTCGCCAAGGCCTGGGACCACATCGAGCGCATCGGGCGGCGGGCGCACTGGGAGCCGCGCCGGGTGCTGGTGACGGGCGCCGGCCCCATCGGGCTGCTCGCGGCCCTGCTCGGCATGCAGCGGGGGCTGGAGGTGCACCTCTTCGATCGGAACGAGAAAGGGATCAAGCCAGAGCTCGCCGCCGGGCTGGGAGCCTTCTACCACACCGGCGCCATCGAGACGGATTGCCCCAGGGCGGACGTGGTGATCGAGGCGACGGGCGCACCTCAGATCGTGGTGGATGCAATCCGCCACAACTGCCCCCACTCCATCGTCTGCCTCACGGGCATCAGCTCCGGGGGGCGCGCCATCGAGCTCGACGTCGGCGGGTTGAGCACCAAGCTCGTGCTCGAGAATGACGCCGTGTTCGGATCGGTGAATGCCAACCGGAGCCATTTCGAGGCCGCCGCCGCCGCGCTGGCGGGCGCCGACCGCCGGTGGCTCGGGCGGCTCATCACCCGGCGGCTGCCGCTCGACCGCTGGAACGAGATGACGGAGCGCGATTCCTCGCGGGACGTGAAAACCATCCTCGATTTCACCGCATAG